Proteins encoded together in one Bosea sp. (in: a-proteobacteria) window:
- a CDS encoding ABC transporter ATP-binding protein, translating to MASTERETTRDGGEIAVRVRDLKVAFGDKTVLDHLDLDIRRGEILGVIGASGSGKSVLARAILGLLPKRSGVIELFGRNLDELRATERSALEQRCGVMFQHGALFSSLTIAENIQLPMRELLHLSPGLLTEMAMLKLGMVGLPLDAAEKYPAELSGGMTKRAALARALALDPEILFLDEPTSGLDPIAADAFDQLLLTLRASLNLTVMMITHDLSSLHATCDRIAAIARGKVIAIGTLEDLLRNEDPWLRQYFAGERGRSIFADQITA from the coding sequence ATGGCTTCAACCGAACGGGAAACGACGCGGGATGGCGGCGAAATCGCCGTCCGCGTCCGCGACCTCAAGGTCGCATTCGGCGACAAGACGGTGCTGGACCATCTCGACCTCGACATCAGGCGCGGCGAGATTCTCGGCGTGATCGGCGCCTCCGGCTCGGGCAAGTCCGTCCTGGCGCGCGCCATCCTGGGTCTCCTGCCCAAGCGGAGCGGCGTCATCGAGCTTTTCGGCCGGAATCTCGACGAGCTTCGGGCAACGGAGAGATCGGCACTCGAACAACGCTGCGGCGTGATGTTCCAGCACGGCGCCCTGTTCTCCTCGTTGACGATCGCCGAGAACATCCAGCTCCCGATGCGCGAGCTTCTGCATCTGTCGCCGGGCCTGTTGACCGAGATGGCGATGCTGAAGCTCGGGATGGTCGGATTGCCGCTCGATGCAGCGGAAAAATATCCGGCGGAACTCTCGGGCGGCATGACCAAGCGGGCGGCCCTGGCGCGGGCGCTGGCTCTCGATCCCGAGATCCTGTTTCTCGACGAGCCGACCTCGGGGCTCGATCCGATCGCGGCCGATGCCTTCGATCAGCTCCTGCTGACCCTCAGGGCGAGCCTGAACCTGACGGTGATGATGATCACCCATGATCTGAGCAGCCTTCACGCGACCTGCGACAGGATCGCGGCCATCGCGCGCGGCAAGGTGATCGCCATCGGGACGCTGGAAGACCTGCTGAGGAACGAAGACCCATGGCTCAGGCAGTACTTCGCCGGCGAGCGCGGTCGGTCCATTTTCGCGGATCAGATCACTGCTTAG
- a CDS encoding universal stress protein, which produces MNVIKPSSSTVTTAQAVRGAAYRDIAVHLDGSPEDEVRLAHAEALAERHGARITGIFTNPLPDPALFAGDFGISAIGQLVDSATEEGDAAEKRLRQRLARLGPPHELRRLDAFPGILERAVATEARWNDLFIATCPRDDAHSHWRPLIENVMFDGGRGLYLLPPKAALRSPIKTVLIGWTDTRQSARAVAEALPLIAQATQVHLVTVREEAHGRMGGAEALADISAHLARHGVEATATILDTQTSASDALLAEARRISADLIVAGAYGHSRFREWVLGGVTADLLDSAPVPLFLAQ; this is translated from the coding sequence ATGAACGTCATCAAACCCTCTTCGAGCACCGTGACGACGGCACAGGCCGTTCGTGGCGCGGCCTATCGCGACATCGCGGTCCATCTCGATGGCTCACCGGAAGACGAGGTTCGCCTGGCCCACGCCGAAGCGCTCGCGGAGCGCCATGGGGCGCGGATCACCGGGATCTTCACCAATCCGCTGCCCGACCCCGCGCTTTTCGCCGGCGATTTCGGCATCTCCGCGATCGGCCAGCTGGTCGATTCCGCGACCGAGGAAGGGGACGCCGCCGAGAAGCGGCTGCGGCAACGGCTGGCGCGCCTCGGCCCTCCCCATGAGTTGCGCCGCCTGGACGCGTTCCCCGGCATCCTCGAACGGGCCGTCGCCACCGAAGCCCGCTGGAACGACCTCTTCATCGCGACCTGCCCGCGCGACGACGCTCACAGCCACTGGCGGCCCCTGATCGAGAACGTGATGTTCGATGGAGGCAGAGGGCTCTACCTCCTGCCGCCCAAGGCCGCGCTGCGTTCTCCGATCAAGACCGTGCTGATCGGCTGGACCGATACGCGCCAGAGCGCCCGCGCCGTGGCCGAGGCCCTGCCCCTGATCGCGCAGGCGACGCAGGTTCATCTCGTCACGGTCAGGGAGGAAGCCCATGGCCGGATGGGCGGCGCCGAAGCCCTGGCCGACATCAGCGCCCATCTCGCCCGGCACGGTGTCGAGGCCACCGCAACCATCCTCGACACGCAGACATCCGCGAGCGACGCTCTTCTCGCCGAGGCGCGGCGAATATCGGCGGATCTGATCGTCGCCGGGGCCTATGGCCATTCACGCTTCCGGGAATGGGTGCTGGGCGGCGTCACAGCGGATCTGCTCGACAGCGCTCCCGTGCCGCTTTTCCTCGCGCAATAG